The following coding sequences are from one Segnochrobactrum spirostomi window:
- a CDS encoding ABC transporter permease, with the protein MMLPSIPAPRTLTIAYRAYVALFFLYLAIPLVVVAAFAFNDSLYPSLPWKGFTLDWFFGTTAPKIGLFYDTAILRGLLNSLMVAVVTTAASVFVGTTTAFLFERYEFRFKGVAYMLMLAPLVIPGVILGISILAFSSSIANAADDAFGIELSALRPGLLLVALGQFSFIATIATLVISSRLRKFDRSLEEAALNLGATPLSAILTVTLPYLSPALIGSSLVAFLMSFENFNTTLMLVGSDAPLTITMFDRMKQGSTPVLDAVSLFLMLGSGLLGLISVMAQRRGAKGAE; encoded by the coding sequence ATGATGCTGCCGTCGATCCCCGCGCCGCGCACCCTCACGATCGCCTACCGCGCCTATGTCGCGCTGTTCTTCCTCTATCTCGCGATCCCGCTCGTCGTCGTCGCGGCGTTTGCCTTCAATGATTCCCTCTATCCATCGCTGCCGTGGAAGGGCTTCACCCTCGATTGGTTCTTCGGCACGACCGCGCCTAAGATCGGCCTCTTCTACGACACCGCGATCCTGCGCGGGCTCCTCAATTCGCTGATGGTCGCGGTCGTCACCACGGCGGCCTCCGTCTTCGTCGGCACAACGACCGCCTTCCTGTTCGAGCGCTACGAGTTCCGCTTCAAGGGCGTGGCCTACATGCTGATGCTGGCGCCGCTGGTGATCCCCGGCGTCATCCTGGGCATCTCCATCCTCGCCTTTTCGTCCTCGATCGCGAACGCGGCCGACGACGCCTTCGGCATCGAACTCAGCGCCTTGCGGCCCGGTCTTCTCCTCGTCGCCCTCGGCCAGTTCTCCTTCATTGCGACGATCGCCACGCTGGTGATCTCGTCGCGGCTGCGCAAGTTCGACCGCTCCCTGGAGGAGGCCGCCCTCAATCTCGGCGCGACGCCGCTGAGCGCGATCCTCACGGTCACGCTGCCTTATCTCTCACCGGCCCTGATCGGCTCGTCCCTCGTCGCGTTCCTGATGTCGTTCGAGAACTTCAACACGACCCTGATGCTGGTCGGCTCCGACGCGCCGCTCACCATCACCATGTTCGACCGCATGAAGCAGGGCTCCACGCCGGTGCTCGATGCCGTCTCGCTGTTTCTGATGCTCGGGTCGGGGCTCCTCGGGCTCATCTCCGTGATGGCCCAGCGCCGCGGCGCGAAGGGGGCGGAATGA
- a CDS encoding GMC family oxidoreductase, translated as MSAGGSSTAALEADYIVVGAGSAGCVVAGRLAQSGRYRVLLIEAGPRDTSPWIHLPIGYGMSFYNPRVNWMYRTEPVPGLDGRVIYQPRGKVIGGSSSINAMVYSRGQASDFEAWAAMGNPGWGWPEVLAAYRRIEDHALGESRWHGAGGPLAVTDIRDNVHPLSHVFVAAGKEAGYRFNPDLNGETIEGIGYYQINTRGGFRVSAARAWLRPAARSRALRIETDALVTRIDLEGRRAVGITFERSGATIAARARREVILCGGAINTPQLLQLSGIGPGSALRGLGLAVRHDLPAVGAHLQDHLCHDHVYRSRRPSLNDDLLPLAGKVRVGLRYLLTRGGPLSLSVNQGGGFVRSAPEVAAPDIQLYFSPLSYERALPGVRALMKPDAFSGFSMSISPCNPTSRGEIALRSPDPRVAPEIRARYLDTEEDRRIALAGVRILRRIAATPAMAALIAEEIKPGSECEDDAAMLADIRARAYSVFHPCGSCRMGPDARAAVVDARLRVHGLDGLRVVDASVFPLVTSGNTNAPAMMVGERGATFILEDAAAG; from the coding sequence ATGAGCGCGGGTGGCTCCTCCACGGCCGCGCTGGAGGCGGATTACATCGTCGTCGGGGCCGGTTCCGCCGGATGCGTCGTCGCCGGCCGGCTCGCGCAATCGGGGCGCTACCGCGTCCTCCTGATCGAGGCCGGACCGCGGGACACCTCGCCCTGGATCCACCTTCCGATCGGCTACGGGATGTCGTTCTACAATCCCCGTGTCAATTGGATGTACCGCACCGAGCCGGTGCCGGGTCTCGACGGGCGGGTGATCTATCAGCCCCGCGGCAAGGTCATCGGCGGCTCGAGCTCGATCAACGCCATGGTCTATTCGCGTGGCCAGGCGAGCGATTTCGAGGCCTGGGCGGCGATGGGCAATCCCGGCTGGGGCTGGCCGGAGGTGCTCGCCGCCTACCGCCGCATCGAGGACCACGCGCTCGGGGAGAGCCGCTGGCACGGGGCCGGCGGGCCGCTCGCCGTCACCGACATCCGCGACAACGTCCACCCGCTCTCCCACGTCTTCGTCGCGGCGGGCAAGGAGGCCGGATACCGCTTCAACCCGGATCTCAACGGCGAGACGATCGAAGGCATAGGCTATTACCAGATCAACACCCGCGGCGGCTTTCGCGTCTCGGCGGCCCGGGCCTGGCTCAGGCCCGCCGCGCGCAGCAGGGCACTCAGGATCGAGACCGATGCGCTCGTCACCCGGATCGATCTCGAGGGCCGGCGCGCCGTCGGCATCACCTTCGAGCGGAGCGGCGCCACGATCGCGGCGCGGGCGCGCCGGGAGGTGATCCTGTGCGGCGGCGCGATCAACACGCCGCAGCTCCTGCAACTCTCCGGCATCGGGCCCGGATCGGCGTTACGCGGGCTCGGCCTCGCCGTGCGGCACGATCTGCCGGCCGTCGGCGCCCATCTCCAGGATCATCTCTGCCACGACCACGTCTACCGGTCGCGGCGGCCGAGCCTCAACGACGACCTCCTACCGCTCGCGGGCAAGGTGCGCGTCGGCCTGCGCTACCTGCTGACCCGCGGTGGGCCGCTCTCGCTCAGCGTCAACCAGGGCGGCGGCTTCGTGCGCTCGGCGCCCGAGGTCGCGGCACCGGACATCCAGCTCTATTTCTCTCCGCTCTCCTACGAGCGGGCGCTGCCCGGCGTGCGCGCCCTGATGAAGCCCGACGCCTTCTCGGGCTTCTCCATGAGCATCTCGCCGTGCAACCCGACGAGCCGTGGCGAGATCGCCCTGCGCTCGCCCGATCCGCGCGTCGCGCCGGAAATCCGCGCCCGCTATCTCGACACCGAGGAGGACCGCCGCATCGCCCTCGCCGGCGTCCGCATCCTGAGGCGGATCGCGGCGACGCCGGCCATGGCGGCGTTGATCGCCGAGGAGATCAAGCCCGGCTCCGAGTGTGAGGACGATGCGGCGATGCTCGCCGACATCCGCGCCCGCGCCTATTCCGTGTTCCACCCCTGCGGCTCGTGCCGCATGGGGCCGGATGCGCGCGCGGCCGTCGTCGACGCGCGGCTCAGGGTCCACGGCCTCGACGGCCTGCGCGTGGTCGACGCCTCGGTCTTCCCGCTGGTCACCTCCGGCAACACCAACGCCCCCGCCATGATGGTCGGCGAACGCGGCGCGACCTTCATCCTGGAAGACGCCGCGGCCGGGTGA
- a CDS encoding ABC transporter ATP-binding protein, which yields MAELTLRQIRKTYGAMEVLHGIDLDIASGELVVFVGPSGCGKSTLLRCIAGLETISAGDMRIDGDLMNHVPPSRRGIAMVFQSYALYPHMSVYDNMAFSLKIAGAKKAEIDRQVRQAAERLQLTPYLDRVPKALSGGQRQRVAIGRAIVRNPKVFLFDEPLSNLDAALRVATRIEIAKLKASMPDTTMIYVTHDQVEAMTLADRIVVLKDGHIEQVGSPVELYRRPANLFVAQFIGSPAMNILPATILHNGSQIAVRPAAGGAVEMPFPNAAVSEGSAVSLGVRPEDLSIASEGEPLIEGRVDLIEQLGEVQLVYLDIGRDQPLIAKLPGNRDVARGTLLRLSAPADHLHLFDAEGLSLRRTAA from the coding sequence ATGGCCGAGCTGACCCTTCGACAGATCCGCAAGACCTACGGCGCTATGGAGGTCCTGCACGGCATCGATCTCGACATCGCCTCGGGCGAGCTCGTGGTGTTCGTCGGTCCGTCGGGCTGCGGGAAATCGACGCTTCTACGCTGCATCGCCGGGCTCGAGACGATCTCCGCAGGCGACATGCGCATCGACGGCGACCTGATGAACCACGTCCCGCCCTCGCGGCGCGGCATCGCCATGGTGTTCCAGTCCTACGCGCTCTATCCGCATATGAGCGTCTACGACAACATGGCGTTCAGCCTGAAGATAGCCGGCGCGAAGAAGGCCGAGATCGACCGGCAGGTGCGGCAGGCGGCCGAGCGGCTGCAACTGACACCCTATCTCGACCGCGTGCCGAAAGCCCTGTCGGGCGGCCAGCGCCAGCGGGTCGCGATCGGACGGGCGATCGTCCGCAACCCGAAGGTCTTTCTGTTCGACGAGCCGCTCTCGAACCTCGACGCCGCCTTGCGCGTCGCAACCCGCATCGAGATCGCCAAGCTCAAGGCCTCGATGCCCGACACCACGATGATCTACGTCACCCACGATCAGGTCGAGGCGATGACCCTCGCCGATCGGATCGTCGTCCTGAAGGACGGCCACATCGAGCAGGTCGGGTCCCCGGTCGAGCTCTACCGCCGCCCGGCCAATCTCTTCGTGGCGCAGTTCATCGGCTCGCCAGCGATGAACATCCTGCCGGCGACGATCCTGCACAACGGTTCGCAGATCGCCGTACGTCCTGCGGCGGGCGGTGCAGTCGAAATGCCGTTTCCGAATGCGGCCGTGTCGGAGGGTTCGGCCGTCAGCCTCGGCGTTCGGCCCGAGGATCTCTCCATCGCGTCAGAGGGAGAGCCGCTCATCGAGGGCCGCGTCGATCTCATCGAGCAACTCGGCGAGGTGCAGCTCGTCTATCTCGACATCGGCCGCGATCAACCGTTGATCGCAAAGCTCCCGGGCAACCGGGACGTCGCCCGCGGCACACTCCTGCGCCTGTCCGCTCCTGCCGACCACCTGCACCTGTTCGATGCGGAGGGCTTGTCGCTCCGGCGCACCGCGGCGTGA
- a CDS encoding NAD(P)/FAD-dependent oxidoreductase, translating to MAEIRLRQPAAAAPAERSFWLQDIGAGPVTAPLQGDLKVDVAIVGGGYTGLWTALRLRDAAPNLQIAVLEADFCGSGASGRNGGQVHSWYAELDQIAAVVGLDEARRLCAASVDAIAELADLQRSGTIDMDLRLNGWMWTASSRAQEGAWAKAEALTAETGAGRFRPLSADEIARRTGSSASYMGIVEDQAGTVHPAKLARGLRDLALARGIVVHERSPVLKVVPGDPATLHTASGSLTASKVALAANAWLSALPELRRYLYVVDSVIVATAPIPERLDSLGWEEGISICDSQKQVLYYQRALSGRVVFGRGSGNVAFRGDFGADFNRSPTRGRDNIRELKRVYPSLADVPIAFDWSGPIDCVAEHIPVFDRLETHPNIVFGMGFNGTGIAQAPIAGRILASLMLGRDDRWGTCGLVGLKGRTRLPPEPFRYVGAKLVRKAIRTRNDAEIRNEEAPAWTRHVSRLMPGGSEH from the coding sequence ATGGCGGAGATCCGCTTGCGCCAACCTGCCGCCGCCGCGCCGGCCGAGCGTTCGTTCTGGCTGCAGGACATCGGGGCGGGTCCTGTGACGGCGCCGCTCCAGGGCGATCTGAAGGTCGACGTTGCCATCGTGGGCGGCGGCTACACCGGGCTTTGGACGGCCCTGCGGCTGCGCGATGCCGCGCCGAACTTGCAGATCGCCGTTCTCGAGGCGGACTTCTGCGGATCGGGCGCCTCAGGCCGCAACGGCGGGCAGGTCCATAGTTGGTATGCCGAGCTCGACCAGATCGCCGCCGTGGTCGGGCTCGACGAGGCGCGTCGGCTCTGCGCGGCGAGTGTCGACGCCATCGCGGAGCTCGCCGACCTCCAGCGCAGCGGCACCATCGACATGGACCTGCGCCTCAACGGCTGGATGTGGACGGCGAGCTCCCGTGCCCAGGAAGGCGCCTGGGCGAAGGCCGAAGCGCTCACCGCCGAGACGGGCGCGGGACGCTTCCGCCCCTTGTCGGCGGACGAGATCGCCCGGCGCACGGGCTCGTCCGCGTCCTATATGGGCATCGTCGAGGATCAGGCCGGCACGGTGCATCCGGCCAAGCTCGCCCGCGGCCTGCGCGATCTCGCCCTCGCGCGCGGCATCGTCGTCCACGAGCGGAGCCCGGTCCTCAAGGTCGTCCCGGGCGATCCCGCGACGCTTCACACCGCCTCGGGCTCGCTCACGGCCTCGAAGGTGGCCCTCGCCGCCAACGCCTGGCTCTCCGCCCTCCCCGAACTCCGCCGCTATCTCTATGTGGTCGACAGCGTGATCGTCGCCACCGCCCCGATCCCCGAACGGCTCGACAGTCTCGGCTGGGAGGAGGGCATTTCGATCTGCGATTCCCAAAAGCAGGTGCTCTATTATCAGCGTGCCTTGTCGGGCCGGGTCGTGTTCGGCCGCGGCAGCGGCAACGTCGCCTTCCGCGGCGATTTCGGCGCCGATTTCAACCGCAGCCCGACCCGAGGCCGCGACAACATCCGCGAGCTGAAACGCGTCTATCCGAGCCTCGCCGACGTGCCGATCGCGTTCGATTGGTCAGGCCCGATCGATTGCGTGGCAGAGCACATCCCGGTCTTCGATCGTCTCGAGACGCACCCCAACATCGTCTTCGGGATGGGCTTCAACGGCACCGGGATCGCCCAGGCCCCGATCGCCGGCCGCATCCTGGCGAGCTTGATGCTCGGGCGGGACGACCGCTGGGGAACGTGCGGTCTCGTCGGACTGAAGGGCCGCACACGGCTGCCGCCGGAGCCTTTCCGCTATGTCGGCGCCAAGCTGGTGCGCAAGGCCATTCGGACCCGGAACGACGCGGAGATCCGCAACGAAGAAGCGCCGGCCTGGACCCGGCACGTCTCCCGCCTCATGCCCGGCGGCAGCGAACACTGA
- a CDS encoding PfkB family carbohydrate kinase yields the protein MGAAKLVAVGDNCLDAFLNRDLLTVGGNALNVAVQWHRAGWNARYFGAVGDDREGDILLAEIAAAGLDPRDVERRPGDTAVTLLRDNDGDRTFLLEAFGIGAHYEPSPERYAAVREADWVHLGTNASPALVQRLIGDGVRFSIDLSTSPFAFPIAGTPLVFASGGDPGEAPPERLLAALREAGAERAVVTCGAAGAYYDDGHAIRHVAAEPVEVVDTCGAGDSFIAVFVAALEIERLPPDEALAKAAHAASQTCTYLGGFPQTPRPVPDWLPVKYAAAITAE from the coding sequence ATGGGTGCGGCAAAGCTGGTGGCGGTCGGCGACAATTGCCTCGACGCCTTTCTCAACCGGGATCTGCTGACGGTCGGCGGCAACGCGCTCAACGTCGCCGTGCAGTGGCATCGCGCGGGCTGGAACGCGCGCTATTTCGGCGCGGTGGGCGACGATCGCGAGGGCGACATCCTCCTCGCCGAGATCGCCGCGGCCGGCCTTGATCCGCGCGACGTCGAGCGCCGGCCGGGCGACACCGCCGTGACGCTCCTGCGCGACAATGACGGCGACCGGACCTTCCTCCTCGAGGCGTTCGGCATCGGCGCCCATTATGAACCCTCACCAGAGCGCTATGCGGCGGTCCGAGAGGCCGATTGGGTGCACCTCGGCACCAATGCGAGTCCTGCGCTCGTGCAGCGCCTCATCGGCGACGGCGTGCGGTTCAGCATCGACCTCTCGACCAGCCCGTTCGCCTTCCCGATCGCCGGCACGCCGCTCGTCTTCGCCTCCGGAGGCGATCCGGGCGAGGCCCCGCCGGAGCGTCTCCTCGCGGCCCTGCGTGAAGCGGGGGCCGAGCGGGCGGTGGTCACCTGCGGCGCGGCCGGCGCCTATTATGACGACGGGCACGCCATCCGCCATGTCGCGGCCGAACCGGTCGAGGTCGTCGACACCTGCGGGGCCGGCGACAGCTTCATCGCCGTCTTCGTCGCGGCGCTTGAGATCGAACGTCTTCCCCCGGACGAGGCGCTGGCGAAGGCGGCGCACGCCGCCTCGCAGACCTGCACCTATCTCGGCGGCTTCCCGCAGACGCCTCGCCCCGTCCCCGATTGGTTGCCGGTCAAGTACGCCGCCGCCATCACCGCAGAATGA
- a CDS encoding carbohydrate ABC transporter permease codes for MSHALDSHPAGEINVVAVIGKTFVHALLVCIGIVVLYPLVWMALNGFKDNALIFGNPFALPSRWNWNNYVQAWNQGVRNYVAVSLIVTVASGLCTVLISAWTAYGLTRSRMPGKPLVVGFVLGGLMLSPTVALIPLVKMMQAMGLYNTYWALIILYTAFRVPFTTFLIRAYMLDLPRDLDEAATMDGASEGQIFWRIMLPLCRPVIVSCVILHVLFAWNEYLFAMIFTSGADMQTLPVGLTSIMAKHGTNYAIVFAAMTISALPIVAIFFAAQRYFIRGLAEGMGK; via the coding sequence GTGAGCCACGCCTTGGACTCTCATCCGGCCGGCGAAATCAACGTCGTCGCAGTCATCGGCAAGACGTTCGTCCATGCGCTGCTCGTGTGCATCGGGATCGTGGTGCTCTATCCGCTGGTCTGGATGGCGCTGAACGGCTTCAAGGACAATGCGCTGATCTTCGGCAACCCGTTCGCGTTGCCGAGCCGCTGGAACTGGAACAACTATGTCCAGGCCTGGAATCAGGGCGTCCGCAATTATGTCGCGGTGAGCCTGATCGTGACGGTGGCTTCGGGCCTCTGCACGGTCCTGATCAGTGCCTGGACGGCCTACGGCCTGACGCGGTCGCGAATGCCGGGCAAGCCCTTGGTCGTCGGCTTCGTGCTGGGCGGCCTGATGCTGAGCCCCACGGTGGCGCTGATCCCGCTCGTGAAGATGATGCAGGCGATGGGGCTCTACAACACCTATTGGGCCCTGATCATTCTCTACACGGCGTTCCGCGTGCCGTTCACGACCTTCCTCATCCGCGCCTACATGCTCGATCTGCCGCGCGACCTCGACGAGGCCGCGACCATGGACGGCGCTTCGGAAGGCCAGATCTTCTGGCGCATCATGCTGCCGCTGTGCCGGCCGGTGATCGTCTCCTGCGTCATCCTGCACGTGCTGTTCGCCTGGAACGAATATCTGTTCGCCATGATCTTCACGAGCGGTGCCGACATGCAGACGTTGCCGGTCGGCCTGACCTCGATCATGGCCAAGCACGGCACGAACTACGCGATCGTCTTCGCGGCGATGACCATCTCGGCCCTGCCGATCGTCGCCATCTTCTTCGCCGCGCAGCGTTATTTCATCCGCGGCCTCGCCGAGGGCATGGGCAAATAG
- a CDS encoding carbohydrate ABC transporter permease, with amino-acid sequence MARTENLTGIGSPFAGSRPTKAHAVAVHRWFSARWVLIAVVLVAWFVYCPIVDNFIVSTTYEDIYSGETEFVGLDNYARLLDDPVVWTALGNNVLYAVISILFQVFAAFVLAAIVEGLESDRLRRFWRAVYFIPSAISITVTGLLFYFVYQPRTGLLDAFLSAVGLGNLSLPWLGSEQTAIYAVIAMSQWQGFGYSALLFGLAIQKIPRELYDAAIMDGAGPLRRLFAITFPMTREMTGLMVIVTITGAFQVFNEIMVMTAGGPNNASQVLGTWLYQQGFIQNDFGYGAAIAAVIFVVTLAAGLAQLWYTRRRRVEL; translated from the coding sequence ATGGCACGTACCGAGAACTTGACCGGCATCGGCTCCCCCTTCGCGGGGAGCCGACCGACCAAAGCCCACGCCGTGGCGGTCCATCGTTGGTTCTCCGCCCGCTGGGTGCTGATCGCCGTCGTGCTGGTCGCCTGGTTCGTCTATTGCCCGATCGTCGACAACTTCATCGTCAGCACGACCTACGAGGACATCTACAGCGGCGAGACGGAGTTCGTCGGGCTCGACAATTATGCCCGGCTGCTCGACGACCCCGTGGTGTGGACCGCCCTCGGGAACAACGTCCTCTACGCGGTGATCTCGATATTATTCCAGGTGTTCGCCGCCTTCGTTCTGGCGGCGATCGTCGAGGGGCTGGAGAGCGACCGGCTGCGGCGGTTCTGGCGCGCCGTCTATTTCATCCCGTCGGCGATCTCGATCACCGTGACGGGACTTCTGTTCTATTTCGTCTATCAGCCGCGGACCGGTCTCTTGGACGCGTTCCTGTCCGCGGTCGGCCTCGGCAATCTCAGCCTGCCCTGGCTCGGCAGCGAGCAGACGGCGATCTATGCGGTCATCGCTATGAGCCAGTGGCAGGGGTTCGGCTATTCCGCCCTCCTGTTCGGCCTCGCCATCCAGAAGATCCCGCGCGAGCTCTACGACGCCGCGATCATGGACGGCGCCGGGCCGCTCCGCCGTCTCTTCGCGATCACCTTTCCGATGACGCGCGAGATGACCGGCCTGATGGTCATCGTGACCATCACCGGCGCCTTCCAGGTCTTCAACGAAATCATGGTGATGACCGCGGGCGGCCCGAACAATGCGAGCCAAGTGCTCGGCACGTGGCTCTATCAGCAAGGCTTCATCCAGAACGACTTCGGCTACGGCGCGGCCATCGCGGCGGTGATCTTCGTCGTCACCCTCGCGGCCGGCCTCGCCCAGCTCTGGTACACGCGGCGACGGAGGGTAGAGCTGTGA
- a CDS encoding ABC transporter substrate-binding protein, producing the protein MKRSSLVVALATASVLALSTAPGLARDAVVADPDAKVDYNGTLSVLTKFGLQQLSPYFVNVAKAYEALHPGVKIELIQESDDSIKGKTKTLVASNSLPDVYFSWTGSWGENFVRGHRAVDLSKVIGPDTPWGKTISPAAVKAFEYNGKLYGIPLYLDAKFMGYSKPLFDKAGIAVPKTFEELLASCDALKKSGTTAIALGNKEAWPALHYIGQLVAYNVPTATLERDFDPAKATFDDPGYVAALDQFKQLADRCTDGAAVNGTSYASALQSLSNGDSAMYYQEIIEFDQSAAADTKLKRDEFGFFRLPPPAGAKGDVKAIEGAPEGYMISAASRNIPLAIDFMKFVTSPANAKVLSAPPYGQPSATIGGASPSDMNPAVVEGLKDIAEADYLMPWLDTANTPRVAAAWLSSIQALLGGTMTADQVMASVKKASAADAKRK; encoded by the coding sequence GTGAAACGTTCATCGCTTGTCGTGGCGCTCGCCACAGCATCCGTGCTCGCCCTGTCGACCGCCCCCGGCCTCGCCCGGGATGCGGTGGTGGCCGACCCCGATGCGAAGGTCGATTATAACGGCACGCTGTCGGTCCTGACCAAATTCGGCCTGCAGCAGCTTTCACCTTATTTCGTCAATGTGGCGAAGGCTTACGAGGCGCTCCATCCCGGTGTGAAGATTGAACTCATCCAGGAGAGCGACGACAGCATCAAGGGCAAAACCAAGACGCTGGTCGCCTCCAACTCGCTTCCCGACGTCTATTTCTCCTGGACGGGAAGCTGGGGCGAGAACTTCGTCCGCGGCCACCGCGCCGTGGACCTCTCCAAGGTCATCGGCCCCGACACGCCGTGGGGCAAGACGATCAGCCCCGCCGCGGTCAAGGCCTTCGAATACAACGGCAAGCTCTACGGCATCCCGCTTTATCTCGATGCGAAATTCATGGGATATAGCAAGCCGCTCTTCGACAAGGCCGGGATTGCCGTGCCGAAGACGTTCGAGGAGCTTCTGGCGAGCTGCGACGCGCTGAAGAAGTCCGGCACGACCGCGATCGCCCTCGGCAACAAGGAAGCCTGGCCGGCGCTCCATTATATCGGGCAGCTCGTCGCCTATAACGTGCCGACGGCGACGCTCGAGCGCGATTTCGATCCGGCCAAGGCGACGTTCGACGACCCGGGCTACGTCGCCGCGCTCGACCAGTTCAAGCAGCTCGCCGATCGCTGCACCGACGGCGCCGCGGTAAACGGCACATCCTACGCATCCGCCCTGCAGAGCCTCAGCAACGGCGATTCGGCGATGTATTATCAGGAGATCATCGAATTCGATCAGTCGGCCGCGGCCGACACCAAGCTCAAGCGCGACGAGTTCGGCTTCTTCCGCCTCCCGCCGCCGGCGGGCGCGAAGGGCGACGTCAAGGCGATCGAGGGCGCGCCGGAAGGCTACATGATCAGCGCCGCCTCGCGGAACATCCCGCTCGCGATCGATTTCATGAAGTTCGTGACGTCGCCCGCGAATGCCAAGGTGCTCTCCGCGCCCCCCTACGGCCAGCCGAGCGCGACCATCGGCGGTGCCTCGCCGAGCGACATGAACCCGGCGGTCGTCGAAGGCCTCAAGGACATCGCCGAGGCCGATTATCTCATGCCGTGGCTCGATACGGCGAACACCCCGCGCGTGGCGGCGGCTTGGCTCTCCAGCATCCAGGCGCTGCTCGGCGGCACCATGACCGCGGATCAGGTCATGGCCTCGGTGAAGAAGGCTTCGGCCGCCGACGCAAAGCGCAAGTGA
- a CDS encoding SIS domain-containing protein yields the protein MLNFDQDRFVRIQSGAVSIATEIKPLMSRLLDEGLERLFFMGTGGVQFLTLPAVELAQRSSTFPVAASYPAQVIIEPPAGLGPKALVVTPSLSGTTKESVELLGFLKARGVRTLSLTGHRDTPLGRDADFTFTNFAEDDTSSESFYLQTLIIVLSLLSARGEFDDFDAVVDELKLLPKLLVGVKEAFEDTAATLAATIKDETYHIFTGAGSVWPEAHYYGMCILEEMQWIRTRPVHAADFFHGTLELVEPGVSVFVFKGEDPYRRLSERVENFARRYTDKVRVLDAADASLPGISPRVRALISPIILATRLERLNAHLEVLRNHPLTTRRYYKRVEY from the coding sequence ATGCTGAATTTCGACCAGGACCGCTTTGTCCGTATTCAGAGCGGTGCCGTCTCGATAGCCACCGAAATCAAGCCCTTGATGAGCAGACTCCTTGATGAAGGTCTCGAGCGTCTGTTCTTCATGGGGACCGGCGGCGTACAATTCCTCACCCTGCCGGCGGTCGAACTGGCCCAGCGCTCGTCCACCTTCCCCGTCGCGGCGTCCTATCCGGCCCAGGTCATCATCGAGCCGCCCGCCGGCCTCGGTCCCAAGGCTCTCGTGGTGACGCCCTCGCTGTCCGGCACCACCAAGGAGAGCGTCGAGCTTCTCGGCTTCCTGAAGGCGCGGGGCGTGCGCACGCTCTCCCTCACCGGCCACCGCGATACGCCGCTCGGCCGCGACGCCGACTTCACCTTCACCAATTTCGCCGAAGACGACACGTCTTCGGAATCGTTCTACCTGCAGACCCTGATCATCGTGCTGTCGCTGCTGTCGGCGCGCGGCGAGTTCGACGATTTCGACGCCGTCGTGGACGAGTTGAAGCTGCTGCCGAAGCTGCTCGTCGGTGTGAAGGAAGCGTTCGAGGACACCGCGGCCACGCTCGCCGCGACGATCAAGGACGAGACCTATCACATCTTCACCGGCGCCGGATCGGTGTGGCCCGAGGCGCATTATTACGGGATGTGCATCCTCGAAGAGATGCAGTGGATCCGCACCCGCCCGGTCCACGCGGCGGACTTCTTTCACGGCACGCTGGAACTCGTCGAGCCCGGCGTCTCGGTGTTCGTCTTCAAGGGCGAAGATCCCTATCGCCGCCTGTCCGAGCGCGTAGAGAATTTCGCCCGCCGCTATACCGACAAGGTCCGTGTCCTCGATGCGGCCGACGCCTCGCTGCCGGGAATTTCGCCGCGCGTCCGCGCGCTGATCTCGCCGATTATCCTCGCAACCAGGCTGGAACGCCTCAACGCCCACCTCGAAGTGCTGCGCAATCACCCGCTGACGACCCGCCGTTATTACAAGCGCGTCGAATATTGA